In Flavobacterium okayamense, a single window of DNA contains:
- the yajC gene encoding preprotein translocase subunit YajC yields MNPMMIGQLLLMVAIFYFLLIRPQQQRAKKEKAFEAALKVGDKVVTKSGIHGKVAEMAETTVVIETMAGKIKMEKSAISMEMSAKQNEKK; encoded by the coding sequence ATGAATCCAATGATGATTGGTCAATTGTTACTAATGGTAGCAATTTTCTATTTTTTATTAATACGTCCACAACAACAACGAGCTAAAAAAGAAAAAGCCTTTGAAGCTGCTTTAAAAGTTGGCGATAAAGTAGTAACAAAATCGGGTATTCACGGAAAAGTTGCAGAAATGGCCGAAACAACTGTAGTTATTGAAACTATGGCTGGAAAAATTAAAATGGAAAAATCAGCGATTTCTATGGAAATGAGCGCAAAACAAAACGAGAAAAAATAA
- a CDS encoding DUF1573 domain-containing protein: MRKVNILAVSLVLGLMISCKDSENSKITDADLQALEAQKALAGKLPKVELDKDVHDFGLITDGDVVETEFIVKNTGEGDLIIADAKGSCGCTVPVWPKEPITSGQSAPIKVSFNSSGKVGQQSKTVTLTTNTEVGQETFTIKANVQPKPGKAVYQK; encoded by the coding sequence ATGAGAAAAGTTAATATACTAGCAGTTTCATTAGTTTTAGGATTAATGATTTCTTGTAAAGATTCTGAAAATAGTAAAATTACTGATGCAGATTTACAAGCATTAGAAGCTCAAAAAGCGTTAGCCGGAAAATTACCTAAAGTGGAATTAGATAAAGATGTTCATGATTTTGGACTAATAACTGATGGAGATGTTGTTGAAACTGAATTTATAGTTAAAAACACAGGTGAAGGCGATTTGATTATTGCAGATGCTAAAGGAAGTTGTGGTTGCACAGTTCCAGTTTGGCCTAAAGAGCCAATTACATCAGGACAATCGGCACCAATTAAAGTTTCATTTAATTCATCAGGAAAAGTAGGGCAACAAAGTAAAACAGTAACTTTAACGACAAATACAGAAGTAGGTCAAGAGACCTTTACAATTAAAGCAAATGTTCAACCAAAACCAGGTAAAGCTGTTTATCAAAAATAA
- the pepT gene encoding peptidase T, with the protein MQKIIDRFVSYVTIDTESDPNSTTTPSTAKQWDLANKLVDELKAIGMEDVTIDENAYIMATLPSNVENDVPTIGFVSHFDTTPDFTGANVKPQIVKNYDGGDIVLNAEQNIVLSPSYFEDLLLYKGQTLITTDGTTLLGADDKAGITEIMSAMEYLIQHPEIKHGKIRVGFTPDEEIGRGAHKFDVEKFGCDWAYTMDGSQIGELEYENFNAAGAKITFKGKSVHPGYAKGKMINSMLLANRFISMLPENEVPERTTGYEGFFHVHHLNGSIEESTIELIIRDHDKAKFEARKELIHTIAKQFNAEYAKQFGEDICTAEVKDQYFNMREKVEPVFHIVEIAEKAMKELGIEPIIKPIRGGTDGSQLSYMGLPCPNIFAGGHNFHGKYEYVPVESMIKATEVIVKIAELTAQK; encoded by the coding sequence ATGCAAAAAATCATAGATAGATTCGTAAGTTACGTTACAATCGACACAGAATCAGACCCAAATTCAACCACAACACCTAGTACAGCAAAACAATGGGATTTAGCTAATAAATTAGTTGACGAGCTAAAAGCAATAGGAATGGAAGACGTTACTATTGATGAAAATGCTTACATTATGGCTACTTTACCAAGTAATGTAGAAAATGATGTTCCAACCATTGGTTTTGTTTCTCATTTTGATACTACACCAGATTTTACTGGAGCCAATGTAAAACCGCAAATTGTTAAAAATTATGATGGTGGAGATATCGTTTTAAATGCTGAGCAAAACATTGTTTTATCGCCAAGTTATTTCGAAGACTTATTACTTTATAAAGGTCAAACTTTAATTACTACTGATGGAACTACGCTTTTAGGAGCTGATGATAAAGCTGGAATTACAGAAATTATGTCGGCAATGGAATATTTAATCCAACATCCAGAAATTAAACACGGAAAAATTAGAGTTGGATTTACACCAGATGAAGAAATTGGTCGTGGTGCTCATAAGTTTGATGTTGAAAAATTCGGATGTGATTGGGCTTATACTATGGATGGAAGTCAAATTGGTGAATTAGAATATGAAAACTTCAACGCAGCTGGCGCAAAAATTACTTTTAAAGGAAAAAGCGTTCATCCTGGTTATGCAAAGGGTAAAATGATAAATTCTATGCTTTTAGCTAATCGTTTTATTTCAATGTTACCTGAAAATGAAGTTCCTGAAAGAACAACTGGTTACGAAGGTTTTTTCCATGTTCATCATCTAAACGGAAGTATTGAAGAAAGTACCATAGAATTAATTATTCGTGACCATGATAAAGCAAAATTTGAAGCGCGAAAAGAATTAATTCATACGATTGCAAAGCAATTTAATGCTGAATATGCAAAGCAATTTGGTGAAGATATTTGTACTGCAGAAGTAAAAGATCAATACTTCAACATGCGTGAAAAAGTAGAACCTGTATTTCATATTGTTGAAATTGCTGAAAAAGCCATGAAAGAATTAGGAATTGAACCTATTATAAAACCTATTCGCGGTGGAACGGATGGTTCGCAATTATCATATATGGGATTACCTTGTCCGAATATTTTTGCTGGCGGACATAATTTCCATGGAAAATATGAATATGTTCCTGTGGAAAGTATGATTAAAGCAACAGAAGTAATCGTTAAAATTGCTGAACTTACAGCTCAAAAATAA
- a CDS encoding M20/M25/M40 family metallo-hydrolase — MKKNIFSIILVLAFSFVSFAQEKNLKNIKQLTFGGDNAEAYFSPNGKNLTLQITNPQFGIQCDQIYMLDLQKENHSPEDLQLISTGLGRTTCSFFMPDGKHILYASTHEGGHACPAPPKSTDGKYLWAIYPEFDIYVADLNGKVVKQLTNTPGYDAEAVVSPDGEKIVFTSTRSGDLELWIMDIDGSNLKQLTDGLGYDGGAFFSHDSKKLVFRSSRPKTEEAIAEYKDLLSKNLVAPTEMEIYTINIDGTNLKQVTHLGKANWAPYFHPSDKKIIFSSNHHSTRGYDFQLFMIDEDGKNLRQITWESEFNAFPMFSPDGKKLVFSSNRQQSKPRETNVFIADWVDTDEKEVINDANLKGHIKYLASDELEGRLTGSIGEEKAANYIATEFRKLGLKPYDKSYTQKFNYKVRLNPHDSTSVKDNHGMNVIGVLDNKAKKTIVIGAHYDHLGRNEHHHSTKPNSEGEIHNGADDNASGVSGVLELARILVQNKTKEKVNYVFALFSGEEDGLIGSKFMAETLKDKFPNVVAMINMDMIGRLNDNKALVVGGVGTSPVFEKIIEKNKPAGFNVTLENTGIGPSDHTSFYLKDIPVLFFFTGTHMDYHKPSDDEDKINYYGVRAIVDYIFRVTNEISNTTEIPFTKTKVEAGKKVPTYKVTLGIMPDYTDYGDGLHIDGVTDDRPAAKAGILSGDVLTQIGDCKIKEVYSYMDCLSKLKVGDEREVTVIRKGEELKLKVIF, encoded by the coding sequence ATGAAAAAAAATATTTTTAGTATTATTCTTGTTTTAGCTTTCTCTTTTGTAAGTTTTGCACAAGAAAAGAATCTTAAAAACATCAAACAGTTAACTTTTGGAGGTGATAATGCAGAAGCGTATTTTAGTCCGAATGGTAAAAACTTAACACTACAAATAACCAATCCACAATTTGGCATTCAATGTGACCAAATTTATATGCTGGATTTACAGAAAGAAAATCATTCACCTGAAGATTTACAATTAATATCAACTGGATTAGGAAGAACTACTTGTTCGTTCTTTATGCCTGATGGAAAGCATATTTTATATGCATCTACGCATGAAGGTGGACACGCTTGTCCTGCTCCTCCAAAATCGACAGACGGAAAATATCTTTGGGCTATTTATCCAGAATTTGATATTTATGTTGCCGATTTAAACGGAAAAGTGGTGAAACAATTAACAAACACTCCGGGTTATGATGCTGAAGCTGTAGTTTCACCTGATGGTGAGAAAATTGTATTCACAAGTACTCGTAGCGGCGATTTAGAATTATGGATTATGGATATCGATGGTTCTAATTTAAAGCAATTAACCGATGGATTAGGTTATGATGGTGGTGCATTCTTTTCACACGATAGTAAAAAATTAGTTTTTCGTTCGTCTCGACCAAAAACAGAAGAAGCTATTGCTGAATACAAAGATTTACTGAGTAAAAACTTAGTTGCGCCAACTGAAATGGAGATTTATACCATCAACATTGATGGAACAAATTTAAAACAAGTAACTCATTTAGGAAAAGCCAATTGGGCGCCTTACTTCCACCCTTCTGATAAGAAAATTATTTTCTCGAGTAATCATCATTCTACAAGAGGTTATGACTTCCAATTATTTATGATTGATGAAGACGGAAAAAACTTACGCCAAATTACATGGGAAAGTGAATTTAATGCATTTCCAATGTTTTCACCTGATGGTAAAAAATTAGTTTTCTCAAGTAATAGACAGCAAAGTAAACCAAGAGAAACGAATGTTTTTATCGCTGATTGGGTAGATACAGATGAAAAGGAAGTTATAAATGATGCTAATCTAAAAGGGCACATTAAATATTTAGCTTCAGACGAATTAGAAGGTCGTTTAACAGGTTCAATTGGAGAAGAAAAAGCGGCAAATTATATCGCAACAGAATTTAGAAAATTAGGATTAAAACCTTACGATAAAAGCTATACGCAAAAATTCAATTATAAAGTTCGATTAAACCCGCATGATAGCACAAGTGTAAAGGATAATCATGGAATGAATGTTATTGGCGTTTTAGACAATAAAGCAAAGAAAACAATTGTTATAGGTGCACATTATGACCATTTAGGACGAAATGAACATCATCACTCTACGAAACCAAATTCGGAAGGAGAAATTCATAATGGAGCTGATGATAATGCTTCAGGAGTTTCAGGAGTTTTAGAATTAGCGCGCATTTTGGTACAAAATAAAACTAAAGAAAAAGTAAACTATGTTTTTGCTTTATTTTCTGGAGAAGAAGACGGTTTAATTGGTTCAAAATTCATGGCTGAAACTTTAAAGGATAAGTTTCCAAATGTAGTTGCTATGATTAACATGGATATGATTGGACGTTTAAACGATAACAAAGCTTTAGTTGTTGGCGGTGTTGGTACAAGTCCAGTTTTTGAAAAAATAATCGAAAAGAACAAACCCGCTGGTTTCAATGTTACATTAGAAAATACTGGTATTGGCCCATCAGATCATACTTCATTTTATCTAAAAGATATTCCAGTATTGTTTTTCTTTACAGGAACACACATGGATTATCACAAACCAAGTGATGATGAAGATAAAATCAATTATTATGGTGTAAGAGCTATCGTTGATTACATTTTTAGAGTTACTAATGAAATTTCAAATACAACCGAAATTCCATTTACAAAAACTAAAGTTGAAGCAGGTAAGAAAGTACCAACTTATAAAGTAACTTTAGGAATTATGCCTGATTATACAGATTATGGTGATGGTTTACATATTGATGGCGTTACTGATGATCGACCTGCTGCAAAAGCTGGAATACTTTCTGGTGATGTTTTAACGCAAATTGGCGATTGCAAAATAAAAGAAGTTTACAGCTATATGGATTGTTTATCGAAACTTAAAGTTGGAGATGAACGAGAAGTAACTGTAATTAGAAAAGGAGAAGAACTAAAACTTAAGGTAATATTTTAA
- a CDS encoding YdeI/OmpD-associated family protein, with protein MEEKKKNPWNKTNQWSEELDLLHSIIKKTSLVEMTKWGGPVYTYNGKNVVGIGGFKSYFGIWFFNGVFLKDEKNLLINANEGNTKSLRQMRFQSRDKIDEKTILAYIKEAIAIEEKGLALKKEKKETVISEFFERFLNENSELKEKFENLTPYKQREYLEFIDTAKQEKTKLARLEKIKPLLAEGKGINDKYR; from the coding sequence ATGGAAGAAAAAAAGAAAAATCCTTGGAACAAAACCAATCAATGGAGTGAAGAATTAGATTTATTGCATTCAATAATAAAAAAAACGTCTTTGGTTGAAATGACAAAATGGGGTGGTCCAGTTTATACTTACAATGGTAAAAATGTAGTAGGAATAGGTGGATTTAAATCGTATTTCGGGATTTGGTTTTTTAATGGAGTTTTCCTCAAAGACGAAAAGAACCTTTTGATTAATGCCAATGAAGGAAACACAAAATCATTGCGACAAATGCGTTTTCAATCGAGAGACAAAATTGATGAGAAAACAATTTTAGCGTATATTAAAGAAGCAATCGCTATTGAAGAAAAGGGCTTAGCCTTAAAAAAAGAAAAGAAAGAAACTGTTATTTCCGAGTTTTTTGAAAGATTTTTAAATGAAAATTCAGAATTAAAAGAAAAGTTTGAAAATCTTACACCTTATAAGCAAAGAGAATATTTAGAATTTATAGATACAGCCAAGCAAGAAAAAACAAAACTTGCACGTTTAGAAAAAATAAAACCTTTACTTGCTGAAGGTAAAGGTATTAATGATAAATATCGATAA